From the Argentina anserina chromosome 3, drPotAnse1.1, whole genome shotgun sequence genome, the window cggCGCAACCCTTCaaaatttttctaaaaatcagccgGAGACGATGAAACCTTGAGATGGTGGGACTGGCCTCGTGCTTCTCCTCTCTCTATTGTGGTCAAGGGTGCTAGTGGTGCCCTTCTTTGCGTTTTTGGGTTGTTGGGCCTTGTTTCCCTGGTATGGGAGGCGATGTTTCTTGGTGGAGGGCGGTAGTGTTGTGTGTTCAGTTCAGTTCTCTTCGATAGATTCCATGATGTTGTGTgggaagttggtgatgatattGAGTTTTGGCCGGGTCCATGCTCGAATCTGGTTAATCCTTCTCTTGGAGGTAAATTTGTGATCAGTGAGGGCGGTGACAGTTAGCTTTTAACCCAAATCGATGCTTCACTTGACCAAAAATGGTGATGAGGTTGGTAATGGCAGAATTTGGTTGGGAGACAATGGTGATTGCCTAACGATCTGGGTAGGGGTGgacataaaaaacggaaatcccgatcccgtcccgaaattcatagggacgggacgggatggaggtctaaaaacgttcgtcccgtcctgATTCCGtctcgtttcataatagtgggatgagacgtgggacgaataatttttatcccgcttcgtcccgtctgatcccacctttaatgaaaacttaaaaattcttatatatttgtatcaaaatgaaactaatttatgttcttaataactctaaaattatatcaactcaaataataatggtaaattataatattttgaacataatatgcatttttttgttaaaatttcattattgaatgttactttgttatgaaaaaaaaaattaaaatataggtttttatttaacttcataagaaggtgggatttgtcccgtcccgtcccgatctcgtctcgtcccaaccgggattaatcccgagtgggatgcattcttaaaaaccatCGTCTCgtctcatcccgtcccgtgcccacccctagatcTGGGCTTGAGATTTGGTTCATTCGGTGGGTGCCCTTTgctgtttctaagcaattttgGGCTCGGGCCTATTTGATTTGGGTTTTCGCTTTTTTGAGTTCAATTGGTTGCTTTCAATTTGGACGGGATTCACAATCAATGCTGGAGCAAATCTATTctatcttcattttttttctagcgTGAGGTgggatttttttgtttttcttttgaggGGTCGGTCATAGTACTTAAGGGATGTGGttgtgatttttaattttcttttacatCTCACTAAGTAATGAATTTTTTATGCTATAAATTATATTGAAAATGTGGGTGCAATTTTGGCCTTTTAAGTCTAATTTTCGGCATTTTAGAATGTGTTATATTTTTACTACTTGCTGAATAAAATCTTATATAACTTCgtacttaaaaaaaaagaaagtaatCATTTTTCTATTTGTGAAATTAGAGAAAGATAATCTAAATTTCGAGTTGGTGAGAGTTGTGAATCCCACTCGCAGGATCAAATCTCGCTCGCATATATTACTCTAAAGAAAAAAGCCCTCAAATGAATTCTCCCACCGTAAGGCGTATGTTCAAAACCAACGAAAAAAGaggttgaaattaaaaaaactaatttcaCTCTTAGGAAAACAATAACAAtaccaaatattttttttgttacataaAATAATCGGTATGAGTTACCACTTCCAGACCAGAAACAATTTTTAGTATGATCCCTCTTTAAGAAATGTTTTCATAACTGAGGTTAATTCAGAGCTCATTCATTATTAAGAGCGTCCGTCTCCCCCTTAACAGCACATTTTCAAAACTGCATTTTCACTTATGTAAAATGAGAattatcatattttttttaaatgagcaTTATCTTTTAGAGGAATAAAAAgtgttaaagaaaataaaataatttctccgtttatgttttcaaaaacgaaaaatttaagttttataaTAGTGGGTGATACGTGTCGCCTCCTGGTCTCGTCTTCGCTTTCAAGAACAGCATTGAAGTAACACACGAAGGCTTTGAAGACTGAGAAAGAGGAAAGAGAAACAGAAGTGAAAACcgaaacagagagagagagagagagagtgagggttTTTGGGGGGAGGTGGGGAGAGATAGAGATTAGGGTTCTCGAGGCTTATTCACAATCCCCGTGTATATTTCTGGGTTTGCAAAATTAGTGTCTTTGAATATATTTGTTTTGGGGTTCTGGGGTTTGTTGTTTGGAGATGTACATAGCTTCAATGCGAAAGTCGTTCAAGGACTCTCTCAAAGTGCTTGAAGCTGATATCCAACATGCTAATACTCTGTAAGTTATCATCATCTTCTACTCTGTGTTTGGTTTCTGGATTTTATGCTCagtttggttttgtttcaTGGAAAAAATTGTATCTTTTTGGTTGACTCTGTACTGTTGATTGTTATACGAAACCTTTACTGCTCATAAATGCAAGTTTCTCCTCAATTGGTTGTGTTTTTAGGAATTTAATTTATatgtacaatttttttttttgaaaacaagaataaaaatttatGAAGAGCTCATGGAATTGGATAGTCACAGATATTGATTGCTTTTTTAAGTCAGAAAGAAGTTTCTGATTTGTTTAGTTTGGATTTCCCGATCTGGGGGTGAATTGTACGGAGCTTGTTCTAAGTGTTGAGTAGTGGTCTCTTTCCCTTAGAGTGGGGTTCAATCATTTTGACACTGACAATTTGATTTTCTGGGAATGGGACTGTTCTAATACTCCTATCGTGTTGATTTAGTTAGATATTTGTTTATGACTTTCGGCACCATCCTTATCTTTGGGAATTGTTAGTAAGTTCATCAACGAGTTCACGTGGATATGGGTTCCACCTGCTTGTAGGGTAATCCGATTCTTTTGGATGTTCATTTTTGTATTACAATACCACCATTTGGTTCTTGTATCTCAGATTTTCAATCTTTAAGCTAATTTGAGTACTTGGTAGGTAAAATGGCATATAGATGAGCAGTGAACAAGAAGAAATAGACATCTAATCATGGCCTTGATGGGAATGTTGCAATTATGATCTTGGTGGCTCAATCTGATCATTTGGTTTTGTGTTTGAACTGTGAGGTGCAGGGCTTCGGATTACCCGAGAGAGTATGATGGTGCTTGCCTTCAGATGAGAATGTCTTACAGTCCGGCAGCTcatctcttcctttttctggTGCAATGGACCGACTGCAACCTTGCTGGAGCCCTTGGTCTGCTCAGAATTCTAATTTACAAGGTTGAAGCTTGTATATCTGATGGCTTCTAAATCTTTGAGTTATATTCCAATTATAAATGTTGGTGATCATCGGATTCTGCTTCTTCTACAGGTTTATGTGGATGGCACAACCACCATGTCTACACATGAGAGGAAAGCAAGCATCCGAGATTTCTATGGTAAATTTTGAGCATCAACAATTCGTTCATTGTGTTGTTCTTGAGATGTTAAGTATTTATTTACTTCCTGGTGGTTGGTTTTGTGACTAGCCGTAATTTATCCCTCTTTATTGCAACTTCAAAGAGGTGTCACCGACAGTGAAGTTAAAAGGCAGAAGGCAGTATGCATGGAACGGTATCGGAGAAGAGATGATGAGGAGAATCGGCAGTGTTCGGATATAGAGATTGAAAGAGAAGAGGAATGCGGTATATGCATGGAGACAAATAGTAAAATTGTGTTGCCCAACTGCAACCATGTTATGTGCTTAAAATGCTACCGTGATTGGTATACTCTttgtctctctgtctctctctctctctctatatatatatagatatatatatatatatatatatagatatatgtatatatattatatgtaaATGTGTATATACTATCTTTGCTGGAATATCCAATTGAGGATCTGCTGGTTTTTTCTGTTGAAAAGTTTGAAATGTACTTTGGGCAATGGCGTTATAAGCATGTTATGTTAAATTTCAGTAATTAGATAGTACAAGGATGGTTATCCCTTAGGTTCTGATATATACTGTCATTGTATTTCTTGACTATGTTCTTATGCTCGTGGGTGAGTACAATTACATTTCCACGCCAGTTGCTACCTCACCAGATATAATGAGTTATTGTTAAATGTTAGCTTCTCTGAAACTTATCATGATTGTTGCATTAGGTGAATGAATAAAATGTAAACTTTGATGGCTAATGAAATAGTTTAGTCTTTTGGGCCTTTCTGGATGTGTCCTCTTCcaatttttatatgtattgTTCTCTCTCCTAAATTCAATATTAATGAAATCTCTGTCTTATTGACACATTGCAGGCGAACAAGATCTCAGTCGTGCCCTTTCTGTCGTGATAGTCTTAAGAGGGTGAACTCCGGTGATCTCTGGGTATACACTGACAGCAGGGATATAGTTGACATGACAACTGTAGTGAGCGAGAATCTCAGGAGGCTTTTCATCTATGTAGATAAGTTGCCAGTAATTATACCAGATAACCTTTTTGACCCTTACGATTCTCACATAAGGTAGCTGATTGATGAATTACAAAGCTAAGAGCTCCTGTGGCAATTCATTGATTTAGCTTATTTTCTCTTGATTCCCATAAGGACCCAAAATCATTCGGCAAGTTTAAGTCAGTACCTCCCACTTCTGTTCACAAAAGAACCCAGCCAGAGTTATCTAGGCGAGGAGTTACCTAATTGTATGTAGTACATATGTACATGCTTGTACAGCTTGGAAGTTCCACGTATAAAAAGCTTAGCAGATTGTCTCCCTTAATTATTACCATTCTCATTGTGATATTACGCAACACAAatataattttcatgtttattaGCCTTCAACTATATTCAGAAATTGTGCTTGTTACTTGGTTGATGTGTCCTTGGAGCTTTAAAGGTATCCCTATTTCGTTGACATGGAACGTTATGGGGATCTTGCAACCACCAGGTCATAACAAGAGCACACTGGTTCCACCAGATTTTCGCCAGAAAGATCTTATTTGGCAACAATAGGGGGTACAATGCCTTCGCAGGCTTTGATGAAAACATCAGGGTTGAGGAATTAGTGGGTTCTTTCACTTCTTTGTGTGACCCCATAGTTTTGTGCATAAGCCAATATCGATTTGTCACAACTAACTATATGTTTTAGGTCATAGAGAAGACGGGTGATATAGGCATAGTGTTTAGTGCACGgcgtgtaaatatatataatatcattGAGTGTTTTGTGCACGGCAtctaaatatacatatatatatatatatatatatatatatggagctTCTCAGCTACGGACGTCCGCACTGCACGGTGCGGATTCGGCGATTCTGGCCACCGGCGACGCGCAACGACGGCGCTGACCAGCACATCCGCACTCTCCTCCTCTCGGCGCTCatgtctgtgccggccggagctgcaGCGCCGGCGTGAGTCGGccggaatctcgaaatttcaaatttttaggCACCGTGCAGAGATTTCGAGATTTCAGCCACCGTAAGCCGGCACAGACAGGAGCGCCGGGAGGAGAAAAGTGCGGATGTACTGGTCGGCGCCGTTGTTGCGGGTCGCCGATGACCGGAATCATCGAATTCGCACCGTACGGACGATGCATACATCTACATATGAGAatttatgtacatatatataccgtTTCTATCCATAATTAACTTTCATTTTGAAATTacgtgaagtttcaattttatcataattttcagtcatatatatatatatatatatatatatatatataaactaacTACATAAATTCATTAAGAAAAGTATTTCAAATGGGCAACGCGGTTGCGGTGCAAAGAGAACACTTTATATTGAAGGTCCAGCAGATTTGTTTTTATGAAGGAAAAGGTCCAGCAGATTTTGTATGAAAACAAATCTGAAACATCCCAGGCTGTACAAGTCGGCACGCACCACACAAGAACATGTTCAATCTGACTTCCTCCCTCTAATTTTAGTCACTATTCTATTTACACCCTGAATCTCAATCACCCAAACCAGACACAGAgccataaacaaaaaaacacaaacacaaacacaaacacaaacaaatatcaaacagaggagaaagaagagagagatacAAAGATGGGGAGAGgggaagagagagatggaGAAGAACGAGAGGGAGTGATGATGGCTACGGACTTCTTCTGGTCTTATACAGATGAGCCTCACGCTTCTCGCCGCCGTCAGATCCTCTCTCAGTACCCTCAAATTAAGGACCTTTTTGGCCCTGACCCTCTGGCTTTTCTCAAGGTAAAAGCTTCCTCCTTTTGGCCTTTTTCTTGGTTTGTTCTGGATTCGGGCGGTGGGTTTTATCTAGGTTTTTGTGTCTCTGATTGGTTTTGTGGTCGGTTTTGGATCTTTGGGCAATGTGGGTGAACtcttggttttggtttggatGGTTTTTGGTGGTTTTGTGGATTTGGATTCGTGTCTTTGTTCTTGCTTTGTTGTTTTTGCTTGGCTATACTTACATGTATTGGGGTTGTGCGTTTTGGTTCTTCTTTGCTGTGTTTATAACTTGCCTCTATGCAATGGATTCATAAGAGTCGAGCTTAGAAATTCCTCATTGGTATAATCTTGTCTGAGGTTCCTGCTTTTTTTAAATTCTAATATGCTAATTCTATGTGTTGCATCTTTCTGTAGTGCTCTTTGATAGTATTTTACTAGGGAAACTTGAGATTAAAAGCCTAGATCCAGTTTTTAGCTGTTGGTGATGGACAAATTATCTGCCAAGGATATGCAAATGTCTTAGTTTTGTAGAGCATTTTTCCTGCCTAGCTATTCGGTCTTTTTACAGCGGAATTTTTCAGAGCATAATTGCAGAGTTTTCCTGCCTATTTTTGTAGATGCAAGTATAATCTTCAAAAGCATCACAGCCATTTTCAGACACATTTTGATTTGATCTTCAGAGCACAATCTTGCCGAGTTCTGTTTCAGTTTGTGAAAAATTAATACCACATAATGATGATCTCCGTAGTTTATGTTCAGATTTTGTTATGGATTTCGGATTTAGTTTCCCCTACCTAATTCATGTTACCTAATGTGTATTTAGCTTTTCAGTCTGAAATAGATTTGttagttttgttttatgaCGTTCAATGAAATTCTGGTTGCTGCAGATTACTTTGGTTGTGATGCTTCAGCTGTCCACTGCTGCAGCGCTTCATAATGCAGGCTGGTTGAAGATTCTGGCAATAGCCTACTTCTTCGGCTCTTTTCTGAATCACAACCTCTTCTTGGCCATCCATGAGCTCAGCCACAATCTTGCCTTCTCAACCCCAGTTTACAACCGTTGGCTTGGTATCTTTGCTAACCTTCCAATTGGCGTTCCCATGTCTGTGACCTTCCAGAAGTATCACCTTGAGCACCATCGCTTCCAAGGTGTGGATGGCATTGACATGGACATCCCAAGCAAAGTTGAGGCTCATGTAGTGAGAAATGTGTTCACCAAATCCATATGGGTTCTacttcaactcttcttctatGCTCTTCGGCCTGTGTTCTTGAAACCTAAACCCCCTGGTTGTTGGGAGTTCATCAACTTTTTTGTCCAGATATCCCTTGATGTCTCCATGGTTTACTTCTGTGGTTGGAAGTCTTTTGCTTATTTGATTCTCTCTACGTTTGTTGGGGGTGGGATGCATCCTATGGCTGGTCACTTCATTTCTGAGCATTACGTCTTCAGTCCTGATCAAGAGACGTATTCTTATTATGGCCCTCTTAATCTGTTGACTTGGAGCGTAGGGTACCATAACGAACACCATGACTTCCCCAGAATTCCTGGGAACAAGCTCCACAAGGTGAAGTCCATTGCACCTGAATACTATGAGGGTTTGGAGTCGTATAAATCATGGAGTCAGGtcatatacatgtatataatgGACAGAACAGTCGGGCCATTTAGCCGAATGAAGAGGAAGCCAAGCAAATCAGAATAGACCATGCTCACTTCTGTAACATGACTCCCATTTTTGTATACATTTATGGTTCTGAATGTTTCATTGTTATTATGCTAAATTTGTTGGTTTTTTGAGATTGTAGTATAGGATATAGACTAAATATAACCAAGtgatttattgatttaattcatTAGTTTGCATCTGGTTAGCAACATTCATTCTATAATTGAGACGAGTCATAGGTTTACATAATTTCTTCGCCGACGTGGATGTATCAAACTAAAACAACTCAAATGAGGTAGAACAACATTTGCTTAAACTGGTATTTTAAGAAACTTTGAACGTATCGTCTTAGTGTTTTTGgtaaaattacttttaactTTTGAAAACAATACAGTCAACACCCAACTTTAACCATTCAAGTAAGCTACTCAAGGAGCATCATTTTTTACTCCCATGATGACTGATGAGTATTCATCAATTAGTGATCAGTGACATGAAAAAAATCTCGAGGTGAatgatgtaattttttttagttttctctATTATCCCATGATACATGCCtgaacaaaataataatatgatCATGTTCATGTATTTGTAGTCACAGCTATTGAAATAAATAGGAAAGAATCATTTTACGGATAATGAACACTAAATGCAATGAATATGATCTTCTGATAACATATTTATTTGTATGAGATGATTAGTAGACATGGTATTGTTGCCTACGCCAAGTCGCTAGAATAGAATTCATTGAAAAGGTGCATCTTTAGTCAGTCATATAGAGTGAACATAAGTACATAACCAAGTGTTTGATTCATTAATTAGCATCTGGTTTAGAACATTCCTTTAGCTGTAATCTATATTGATATATTCACTTAACCTGCATCTTCATTGTTTGCATGGAAAAAGATTTTATTGAACTAAAACAGGATAACTGAGGTAGAATAATAACATGTAAGAGCAAACAATCTCGCAAACTATACACTGGTTTTACTTGGAACATTCAACCAAAAGTCCAAAACTGAAGGACTAAGCAACTAGTAACTCCATAGAGTTTAGCCGTATAACTTCACTGCGAAACTGACTTCAGAACTTTCCTTTTGCATAGCTCGGAGACCACGCTTCACTTGTTCAACTGAGAAAATAACCCAAGTAATTTATCAATTCTTATGTAGTGAGAGGCGTCAGGAGTGAATTCTTACATTCCAGTTACTGGTATTCTTGGCAGCGACAATGTATTCTGGTTGCTGAACGATATGGTTCATGAGTGGGACTCTTGATGGGGCACACTCTTCATCGCTGTCACAGTTCTCTACTTGTTCTGGTCCTATCGACCTTAGAACCGTAgccaataaaatcgaaaaaccCTGCAGATCATTAACTTTGTCAACAGGCCAAAACcatttctgaaaattttgttaaatacAAATCGACATTCGACTATACAAAGCATAAAAGCACCTGAGCTAAGATGATCATCAGGCCAATCCACTTGAACATGTCGAAGTTTGACTCCACAAAATCTCTGAAATCGTTGAACTTTCCAGTAGGGTCATAGGGGAGATCCTGAAATTGAAGAACAATTAAGCTGCATACAAAATAAAGTACAATATCTTGAGACAATTTGCAAGTGAAAATTGTTGTACCTTCTCCCAGTCAGAGTTTAAGAGTATATCTGCAGCCATTGCAGTCTCCAATAGAAGAAGCATACAAATAATCAACGTATACTAGTCGGTTCAAGATCAACAAGCTCAATCGAAACGGGAAGTTTCGCTATTTGCAATAAGCTTTATAAGCAAATATGACACACAATACAGTATGAAAAAGGATACGCAAGAGAGGCAACAACCACTGCCACAGCTTGCAGCTAGATGACCTATGCCTGTTATGATGCACAAGGTAAGACCAGCCCCAATAAAAGTGCATATTACCCTGAAATCTCAAGATCAATACATGTTAGACATAATCAATGTGCCCGAAAGGCCTACGCACTGATCTGATACTACGCTAGCCGATCATCACACCCCAGAAGTCTAATAAGCAAGAACTAGACTGACAATGTATATATAAAAGGGTTTAAGAAAATGTGCTCACCATGGAGCAGTAGTATATTGATCAAAGGATGATGAGCTATGCATGTCCCTCTCCCAAACTCTAACCAACCAAAGACCATAGAGAATCAATGCAATTCCAAGCAGTCCCAAAATCGAGTTCATTACTTTAAGCAGTGACTGCAAAACAACTCTTGCGATTTTCGCCATTGAAGTGATACTACCAAACCTTCTCTCAGACAACTTGACAGATCACAAGGAACCCCAACCCAGATTCTGACAACAAGTAGAGAGAACTGTATTCAGTTAAAGCTCAAGAACAGACCCCCTGTGTAAATGGCTGGTACAAAATACCTGGTGGCATGTGAGCCTGTTTTTCTCTTGATGCAGAAGAAAAACACATAGTACAATATGACAGATACAGCTAAATGATGAAGGGAGCATTCTTGGAAGACGAAAATGTGAACTCAGAAATTTGGTGGAAAGCAGGAAATTTCCAATAAACCAACACCTTTTGTGTCCTTTTCTTACGTCTACACTTGTAACGTCTGTGGCATATGGCAACTGGCAAGAACTCAACTAAGCGTATATAAACATCCTGGGCAGCAACATTACAATTTACTTACGTTTTGGCAGATCATACCGAATCttaagttttttattttatttttattgagaTACATTCATCCTTTTAGAATCaccaattaaatcaattatcgCTTCGGCAACTGTCATTTCAACATCTTACAATAAGGAACTTTGTTCCATATTTCAGTCACAAATACATCGATCAATAACTAAATTAGCATGCATCGTAAAGCCCCATGCTTCAAGCTACCCATTGCTTTTTTACAAATAACACTGCTATTTATAGTATTGCACAAAGTGCGACTTATGCAAGTCACTTCAGCTATCACAAGAACAACTTCAGGTTCTGAATCGATCAATGTTTTGCTGCACTTCTGTTGCACACGGTCTACCAGGAGCTCGTCATGTCAAGTTGTACAAATTTAGTTTCACCAGGCCTACTACTTTTGACCGGAAAGATATTCTCGCATGTGCGCATGGTTTTCAGCCCTGACCACCAAGCGCATCTTTTTCGAATCATCTGGAGCCTCCCATAACAAACCATCATAGCTTCTCGCATAGTCAACAGCACCATCATAGAGATCCTGGCAAAAACAACGAGGAAACTGACGTGAGTCTGGAGCTACAATAAACAAGAGCACATATCAGTATGTGTACGACAAGATGGATAATTACCCTAGATGGAAATTCATCGTAATAATATGCAGGGGTCATCTCAACTCTGTTTAGATCAGTTTCCCAGAGCCTAATCTGTCAAAAAGCCAAAAACATGACAAAGCTTCAGAAAACTAAGATAACCAGGCACTGCTAAGAACATCACTTCAGAGATTAGTGCATGGCCAAGCATTGAGCTTGGTGTCAGACAGTAGTAAATCAGACTGAAGTGAAACCCCGTTATATAGCTGAGCATACATGAACATAGAGAAGGGTCTAACCTGATCTGTGACATTCTCAGGTACAGACGGTACTCTTTCCGCAACACGTGGATGTGCATTTTgccgaagaaaagaaattatctGGCAAAATAGAAATGGAAACAGTTTCAGCAGCCACTATTCTCCATGCGAAATGTGCGTATACAGATAGATAGAGCAAGTCTTTAAACATGAGACTTCTTTCTATTGCACACATTTtgattttccttttttgtttaaagacacttgatatatatgttcacTGAAAAGATTAAATCAAGTGTATGGTAAATCAGAAGCTCAAGAATATGCTTTTGGAGCTGAACAGCCCATACGATCCTATTCCTCTATCACCATATAAACGGTTATCTCTCATCTAATTACACCATTTTTCAACTCCAGGCGACTTGAAAGCATGTACAagattaaacaaaaaaaaaagagaggacaaAGTATAAAAGCATACTTGTTATCATGCTGAAAAATTAGATTGAAACAGCTGAAAGACAATATTAACCTGTTCCGCGGTGATGCAATTGTCAAAAGCACGATACAAACTTTCTTTTGTTATTGCTCCAACTATAAGGTTTGGAAGTTGATATTCAACCCTGCACAtttaatatgaataaatagtATGTCAACAAAATCCTACCGTAGAAATCAATAACATAAGAGACAATAGTGTATTCTCAAACACATACCTTGCAAAGAGACGCAAAATTTCACAATGCAATTTAGAAGAGGAGTACGCATACAGCCTAAAGTTTGTTTCCACAACCACAAAACCCTGAATAAAACAGTAAGAAAAGTAAAACCGTAATCACCAAATAAACCCCTGAAACTAAACAGCTatgatgaaattttgaaagaggaaaaaggaaaaaggaaaGTAGTTATTAATCACCAAAGATGCTTAATGATGAAAAGCACATCCAAAAATCATTACTGACAAAAAATCCAGATTCAGAACTGAGCATCATCTAGAGACCAAGCTAAAAGGAGTACAGTAACATACCTGTTTCCTCGATGATGCATCTGTCAAGCTCACCGAAAGATTGGTTGCTAGTTTAGTAGGTATAAACCAACTCTCCTTTCTACCCTGAATGAATACGCAAAATATGGGATTTAGATGTGTAGAGGGAAATAGTTAAACAACCATCTAGGATGCTGTTTTTAGGACATTATataccaaaagaaaaacacgtGTAAAACCTGCTGAAGTTTGACCAATCCCAAATCTGTGAAGTCCTTGATCGTATTCTTCTGAAGCTCAGTCAATGTATTTATGTTATATGCCTAACAGATGAAGCAAAAACAATGCAAAGGTGAGAAAAGAGCTCCATATATGAACTTGAAATTCGCAAGAAACCAGTTACCTACACAGAAACTATTCTATCAAATAAATTTTAGCAGCATTTGTTGCAAAGGATATTACATTTTCAGAAGGAATAAAACTATCAAGATAATTTGTAGTCAATAAAGAATGTGCTACTGCAAGAGAATATGCATCATTGTAAAGTTTAACTAATACCTCGCCTGTAACATGAAAACTTAGCTCTAGCAGGAAAGCAATCAAATCGGCTGAATCTATCCCACGCTCctgcataattttttttttgagagaCAAATATAAGATAAAAGTTTCTTTATAAGTTCCATCATAATACAAGTTAAGCAACCAATATACATTACTAAACAATATAGTTATTACGTGCTTCTAAGATTGTAAGTCAAGTCctcaaatgaaagaaaatattattattaggCACCCTTATAATTATTAACCTTTAACAGGTTGACATATAAACATTTACAAAcatcttt encodes:
- the LOC126788086 gene encoding sphingolipid delta(4)-desaturase DES1-like, which codes for MGRGEERDGEEREGVMMATDFFWSYTDEPHASRRRQILSQYPQIKDLFGPDPLAFLKITLVVMLQLSTAAALHNAGWLKILAIAYFFGSFLNHNLFLAIHELSHNLAFSTPVYNRWLGIFANLPIGVPMSVTFQKYHLEHHRFQGVDGIDMDIPSKVEAHVVRNVFTKSIWVLLQLFFYALRPVFLKPKPPGCWEFINFFVQISLDVSMVYFCGWKSFAYLILSTFVGGGMHPMAGHFISEHYVFSPDQETYSYYGPLNLLTWSVGYHNEHHDFPRIPGNKLHKVKSIAPEYYEGLESYKSWSQVIYMYIMDRTVGPFSRMKRKPSKSE
- the LOC126788091 gene encoding tetraspanin-19-like; translation: MAKIARVVLQSLLKVMNSILGLLGIALILYGLWLVRVWERDMHSSSSFDQYTTAPWVICTFIGAGLTLCIITGIGHLAASCGSGCCLSCYTLIICMLLLLETAMAADILLNSDWEKDLPYDPTGKFNDFRDFVESNFDMFKWIGLMIILAQGFSILLATVLRSIGPEQVENCDSDEECAPSRVPLMNHIVQQPEYIVAAKNTSNWNVRIHS
- the LOC126788089 gene encoding E3 ubiquitin-protein ligase AIRP2-like, with the translated sequence MYIASMRKSFKDSLKVLEADIQHANTLASDYPREYDGACLQMRMSYSPAAHLFLFLVQWTDCNLAGALGLLRILIYKVYVDGTTTMSTHERKASIRDFYAVIYPSLLQLQRGVTDSEVKRQKAVCMERYRRRDDEENRQCSDIEIEREEECGICMETNSKIVLPNCNHVMCLKCYRDWRTRSQSCPFCRDSLKRVNSGDLWVYTDSRDIVDMTTVVSENLRRLFIYVDKLPVIIPDNLFDPYDSHIR
- the LOC126788083 gene encoding general transcription and DNA repair factor IIH subunit TFB2, with the translated sequence MPQVRIIAKNFMDMVAALPAMKLDKLYDNAFICEAILRSLPPLAKKYVLQMLCVELPVSSKSMEEWVLPDGASKHRVAVDRLVQLRIFTETRKKGDVTYTLNPIFQTNLKKLLVYGVVLPREPMPPGVAVRLPSSEELEDFALEQWECFLLQLINSSQTDRPSNISSSMMKTFQRGLLTQRDREAPRLTESGFQFLLMDTNAQMWYIIREYITSSEERGIDSADLIAFLLELSFHVTGEAYNINTLTELQKNTIKDFTDLGLVKLQQGRKESWFIPTKLATNLSVSLTDASSRKQGFVVVETNFRLYAYSSSKLHCEILRLFARVEYQLPNLIVGAITKESLYRAFDNCITAEQIISFLRQNAHPRVAERVPSVPENVTDQIRLWETDLNRVEMTPAYYYDEFPSRDLYDGAVDYARSYDGLLWEAPDDSKKMRLVVRAENHAHMREYLSGQK